The genomic DNA CGTCGAGTGCGCGCGGGTCCTGGCGAGGGTCAGCTGTCGCTCCAGCAGCGCCCCGGCCCGGGCCGCGCCGACATCGAGCGCGGCACGTTCCTTGGCGTGGACGACGGCCTGCTGGGCGACTTCGTGCTGGGCGGCATCGGTGTCGCGGGGTGCGCTGCCCGTGGTCTTCGCGCGGGGCGCGGGCAGCGCGGTGCCGGACAGGGCGTGCAGCGCGTCCAGCAGCCGGGTGAGCCGGGTCGCGTACGCGTGCTCGCGGGCCAAGGTGCCGGAGAGCCAGGCCAGTTCCGTACGGAGCTGTTCCGCCCAGCCCGGTTCCAGTGCCGAGCGGAAGGTGTGCAGGGTGCCGCTGATGCGGCGGGCCGACCGGCGCAGGGCGCAGGCGGCCTCTTCGGCGGCGACGGACCCGGCGTCGGTGGGAGCGCTGTTCTCGTGGAGCAGCCGCAGGCTCCGCAGGAAGTCCGCGGCCTGTTCCTGCAGGTAGGGGCCGAGGACCGCGCCCGCGGACACGTCCGTCCGGGTCGTCGTCTGGGGGTCAGGGCGTCGCACGCCGGCGCCTCCGGGCGTCAATGAGCATTTCCTGGACGTGCCGCAGCGGCTGGCCGTCCGCGTCCGTGGCGTGCCGGGTCCAGTTCCCGTCGGGACCGAGGTGCCAGGAAGAGGTGGTGTCGGCCATACCTGTCTCCAGGAGCCGGCTGAGCGCGACGCGGTGGGCGGGGTCCGTGACGCGGACCAGCGCTTCGATCCGGCGGTCGAGGTTGCGGTGCATCATGTCGGCGCTGCCGAACCACACTTCGGGTTCGCCGCCGTTGCCGAACGAGAAGACCCGGGAGTGTTCGAGGAAGCGGCCCAGTATCGAGCGGACCCGGATGTTCTCGGAGAGGCCGGGGACGCCGGGGCGGATCGCGCAGATGCCGCGTACCCAGATGT from Streptomyces sp. NBC_01707 includes the following:
- a CDS encoding CHAD domain-containing protein, which translates into the protein MRRPDPQTTTRTDVSAGAVLGPYLQEQAADFLRSLRLLHENSAPTDAGSVAAEEAACALRRSARRISGTLHTFRSALEPGWAEQLRTELAWLSGTLAREHAYATRLTRLLDALHALSGTALPAPRAKTTGSAPRDTDAAQHEVAQQAVVHAKERAALDVGAARAGALLERQLTLARTRAHSTALQALGSSRFHAVADAVALLASEVPLSAAAGAPAVEMLHGPADRAEQRLLGAVAALPADEAVEPYNEAYDAPWHQTRLLLRLHRYAHEVVRGTPDPVLAAPGHALDVHRDAAEAAAAAAAAARTPRIAPATAYALGVLHADQRHEVETARGVFRETWPYAAAVTAP